In a genomic window of Nocardiopsis mwathae:
- the ligD gene encoding non-homologous end-joining DNA ligase has translation MAAQTIHVADHDIDVSNLDKEFYPDDHLSKGDVLDHYRAVADVMLPHLAGRPLTMRRYPDGIGADGFFQKDASDYFPDWLRVVEVPQRGDGSVNHVVCDDAAMLVYLVNQATIEFHVWLSTVDELDRPDWLVIDIDPPPGVSVATLRDVARRLRTLYRELGLTPFVQATGGRGYHVAAPLDRSADFRFVRDLAVGIADHLAEDAPESLTTAQRKERRGDRIFLDVNRNAYGQTFIAPYSLRARPGATVATPLDWAELGRSTPNGHTHATIRKRLGHKPDPWATIDEQAATPATARDRLAALTD, from the coding sequence ATGGCGGCACAGACCATCCACGTCGCCGACCACGACATCGACGTGTCCAACCTGGACAAGGAGTTCTACCCGGACGATCACCTCAGCAAGGGCGACGTGCTCGACCACTACCGGGCCGTCGCCGACGTCATGCTTCCGCACCTCGCCGGCCGCCCCCTGACCATGCGCCGCTACCCGGACGGAATCGGCGCCGACGGCTTCTTCCAGAAGGACGCGTCGGACTACTTCCCCGATTGGCTGCGCGTCGTCGAGGTGCCCCAGCGCGGCGACGGTTCGGTGAACCACGTGGTGTGCGACGACGCCGCCATGCTGGTGTACCTGGTCAACCAGGCCACGATTGAGTTCCACGTCTGGCTGTCCACAGTGGACGAGCTGGACCGCCCCGACTGGCTGGTGATCGACATCGACCCGCCACCAGGCGTGTCGGTGGCCACGCTGCGCGACGTGGCGCGTCGGTTGCGCACCCTGTATCGCGAGCTCGGGCTGACTCCGTTCGTGCAGGCCACCGGCGGGCGCGGCTACCACGTGGCCGCGCCGCTGGACCGCTCGGCCGACTTCCGGTTCGTCCGCGACCTGGCCGTCGGCATAGCCGACCACCTCGCCGAGGACGCCCCCGAGTCGCTGACCACCGCACAGCGCAAGGAACGCCGCGGCGACCGGATCTTCCTCGACGTCAACCGCAACGCCTACGGCCAGACGTTCATCGCGCCGTACTCGCTACGCGCCCGCCCCGGCGCAACCGTGGCCACCCCACTGGACTGGGCCGAGCTCGGCCGCTCCACCCCGAACGGCCACACCCACGCGACGATCCGCAAGCGCCTCGGACACAAACCCGACCCCTGGGCGACCATCGACGAGCAGGCCGCCACGCCGGCCACCGCTCGCGATCGGCTGGCGGCTCTCACGGACTGA
- a CDS encoding TPR repeat region-containing protein has protein sequence MLEFTYEEPDATDGDVDDAAETLWKVFDRITGGSSAVRENFGSSAMEFSEIVSDDIKNTGSYNELKWKEAAMAASYAAGVTAKWADDLRWYDRKIKILEAEHLTLKASFALTIGPMVLAGKEKEHTNKFNEQVGDLNSKARAYWKELEGKSDDCGNRLKEGVTPSSVKKLMEGGRLGWIPYNLIGSDAPTPVTPEQGKKMAREMERYLSGEKEIDENYYAIKAALEAIGARARDKQGSGERLTKNENEFLSEFLNRLDQFDETSVANPRAQGVIGIPDYLDALANEGRWDSAETEALLGALGGAILALSDESLGGSYNQLPESVQKIFEGSSAYEDSTPYTHYGAPGGSPTGEQSSANEWYKSVDSLTRMLSSAPEITGGKHFSAGLTMTVGMELDDHFNRPDSKFELLGSPQASQSLEELLGITARNKEASAAVFTGYQDGILDNPDTEKMVRGLFRYEWDDNGEAARGLTDWISNDINDPFDVDKRKLAGDAAASLIKVISSDEMFDALVDTGIEVGDGYGEGNASFTQYNSELADSLFKLFESRVDDFGMSYPDGAYEFEPGVPSDYSEEKGYYNDQSKLRLDPRARVRFLQYLMGDEDTAVNTVGLAKAKQFEAMDSYIGGGPEYLGARAGRLQSLVDSAVINEAFSRYGNVEDAFEREKELNKRGGEAAIDLFLGSVPGGGVGSSLAGLTKASYQDFLNDYYDDRKPTIERSYQGQELADRAEDSMRLDAELQMIHMLTAAGKLDANDIESSLDRNLEGDGSGSVIWKSPGKDLISSPGKLDREDYEVANHDISKVLDEVRVEQQSGRNSYEYAGDSDISGDKASDLVDTYVGEQWKSYENYSKRFMSKNVEDYKKFHDGDDINGLYAKDDD, from the coding sequence ATGCTTGAGTTTACTTATGAGGAGCCGGACGCCACCGACGGTGATGTGGACGACGCGGCCGAGACTCTTTGGAAGGTTTTTGACAGGATTACTGGAGGATCTTCAGCGGTTCGCGAAAACTTTGGCAGTTCAGCTATGGAGTTCAGTGAGATCGTATCTGACGACATCAAGAATACGGGGTCGTATAACGAACTCAAATGGAAAGAAGCTGCCATGGCTGCTAGCTACGCGGCTGGCGTAACAGCCAAATGGGCAGACGACCTCAGATGGTACGATCGTAAAATAAAGATTCTTGAAGCCGAGCATCTGACCCTAAAGGCTTCCTTTGCTCTAACCATTGGCCCCATGGTATTGGCCGGAAAGGAGAAAGAGCATACAAACAAATTCAACGAGCAAGTGGGTGATCTTAATTCAAAGGCCAGGGCCTACTGGAAAGAGCTAGAAGGAAAATCAGATGATTGCGGAAATAGACTGAAGGAGGGCGTGACTCCTTCGAGCGTCAAGAAGCTCATGGAGGGCGGTCGCCTCGGTTGGATCCCTTACAACCTCATAGGATCGGATGCCCCCACCCCAGTCACTCCGGAGCAGGGAAAGAAGATGGCTCGGGAGATGGAACGGTACTTGAGTGGGGAAAAGGAGATAGACGAGAATTACTACGCTATCAAAGCTGCCCTCGAAGCGATTGGCGCCCGCGCACGCGACAAGCAGGGCAGCGGAGAGAGGTTGACGAAAAACGAGAATGAATTTCTCTCTGAGTTTCTAAACCGACTGGATCAGTTCGACGAAACATCTGTTGCAAACCCTCGGGCTCAGGGTGTCATCGGGATTCCGGATTACCTTGATGCGCTCGCGAATGAGGGAAGGTGGGACTCTGCGGAGACCGAGGCACTGCTGGGAGCCTTGGGTGGCGCGATCCTCGCACTCTCCGACGAAAGCCTCGGGGGTAGCTACAACCAACTCCCTGAGAGCGTACAAAAGATCTTTGAAGGATCAAGTGCGTATGAGGATTCGACCCCCTATACGCATTATGGAGCTCCAGGCGGATCACCAACAGGTGAACAGTCTTCGGCTAACGAGTGGTACAAATCCGTGGACAGTCTCACAAGGATGCTGTCCTCAGCTCCGGAAATCACCGGAGGAAAGCACTTCTCCGCTGGTCTAACAATGACTGTGGGAATGGAGCTTGACGACCACTTCAACAGACCTGACTCCAAGTTCGAGCTTCTTGGGAGTCCCCAGGCAAGTCAAAGCCTTGAAGAGCTTCTGGGGATTACGGCGAGAAACAAGGAAGCAAGCGCTGCCGTCTTTACCGGATACCAGGACGGAATCCTCGATAATCCTGATACCGAGAAAATGGTTAGGGGCCTATTCAGATACGAGTGGGACGACAACGGGGAGGCAGCAAGAGGCCTGACCGACTGGATCTCCAACGACATAAATGATCCATTTGATGTCGATAAGCGCAAGCTGGCTGGGGATGCCGCAGCAAGTTTGATCAAGGTCATCTCTAGTGATGAGATGTTCGACGCACTTGTCGATACCGGTATCGAAGTGGGAGACGGGTATGGCGAAGGAAATGCGTCCTTCACTCAATACAATTCGGAACTCGCTGACAGTCTATTCAAGCTGTTCGAGAGTCGCGTAGACGACTTCGGAATGAGCTATCCAGATGGAGCCTACGAGTTCGAACCTGGGGTTCCATCAGATTATTCCGAAGAGAAGGGATATTATAATGACCAGTCGAAACTTCGGCTGGACCCTCGGGCACGTGTTCGGTTCCTGCAGTATCTGATGGGCGACGAAGATACAGCTGTGAATACTGTCGGACTCGCAAAGGCGAAGCAATTTGAAGCGATGGACAGCTACATTGGCGGAGGCCCAGAGTATCTTGGAGCCAGGGCAGGCCGCCTGCAGTCGCTCGTTGATTCAGCGGTGATCAACGAGGCGTTCTCTCGATACGGAAATGTGGAGGATGCGTTCGAGCGCGAAAAGGAACTCAACAAACGAGGCGGTGAGGCTGCGATTGACCTCTTCCTCGGCTCGGTTCCGGGGGGCGGAGTTGGGTCTTCGTTGGCGGGATTGACGAAGGCGTCGTATCAGGATTTCCTGAACGACTACTACGATGACAGGAAGCCGACGATCGAACGGAGTTACCAAGGGCAGGAACTCGCCGATAGAGCGGAAGACTCTATGAGGCTTGATGCAGAACTGCAGATGATACATATGCTGACTGCAGCTGGAAAGTTGGATGCGAATGACATTGAATCCTCACTGGACAGAAACCTTGAAGGAGATGGTTCGGGAAGTGTGATCTGGAAATCTCCTGGCAAGGATTTGATTTCATCACCGGGAAAGCTTGACAGGGAGGACTACGAGGTCGCGAATCATGATATTTCCAAGGTTCTCGACGAAGTTCGCGTAGAGCAGCAGTCGGGGCGCAATTCCTACGAATACGCCGGTGATTCTG
- a CDS encoding ATP-binding protein, with amino-acid sequence MSEFKEFPGEPGYCPDARRFVRTVLVDHPRVADDAELVVSELFGNGCRHTRSGQGGTLGVGVSALVTDLTVVSVVDQGPTAADLAARRRPVPVRRPADPNTLGWRGMHLVSELTDDWGYTPNDDGGLTVWAVFESPHPSMARLTG; translated from the coding sequence GTGTCCGAATTCAAGGAATTCCCAGGTGAACCGGGCTACTGCCCGGACGCCCGCCGATTCGTCCGAACAGTTCTCGTCGACCACCCCCGAGTCGCCGACGACGCCGAGCTCGTCGTCTCCGAGCTGTTCGGCAATGGTTGCCGCCACACCCGCAGCGGTCAGGGCGGGACGCTCGGGGTCGGAGTCAGCGCACTCGTCACGGATCTCACCGTCGTCTCCGTCGTCGACCAAGGCCCAACCGCCGCCGACCTGGCTGCGCGGCGACGTCCCGTTCCGGTGCGCAGGCCCGCGGATCCGAACACGCTCGGATGGCGGGGAATGCACCTCGTATCCGAACTGACCGATGACTGGGGTTACACCCCGAACGATGACGGCGGCCTGACGGTATGGGCCGTGTTCGAGTCCCCCCACCCCTCCATGGCTCGCCTCACCGGCTGA
- a CDS encoding helix-turn-helix domain-containing protein: MERAYGPSVRRRRLNARLRGYREQTGETTGQVAKALGWQQTKVSKIETGERRKVSVDELNALLDYYGEHDPAVREALHECARLGNQRGWWSKYRDLLPSGLPDFEVEASVIKTYECQVIPGLMQTPDYAEAIFRANLVRSNDEIVKRVDSRMKRQAVLNRVDPPEYWAILDEAALRRIVGSREVMIQQLRHLTHMAARHNVHISVLPFSEGAHPATIGSFVIMEFTDPMDASIGYVETPTSSVYVEEERDLLVLNTMFSGAQGTGLSPARSLGFINEIIESLEE; the protein is encoded by the coding sequence ATGGAGCGCGCATACGGTCCCAGTGTTCGCCGCCGTCGTCTCAACGCCCGCCTGAGGGGCTACCGGGAGCAGACGGGAGAGACGACTGGCCAGGTCGCTAAAGCCCTGGGGTGGCAGCAGACGAAGGTCTCCAAGATCGAGACTGGAGAGCGTAGGAAAGTCAGCGTCGACGAGCTGAACGCACTCCTCGACTACTACGGCGAGCACGATCCTGCAGTGCGAGAGGCTCTGCATGAGTGTGCTCGACTGGGTAACCAGCGTGGCTGGTGGTCGAAGTACAGGGACCTGTTGCCGAGCGGGCTCCCCGACTTCGAGGTCGAGGCATCGGTCATCAAGACCTACGAATGTCAGGTCATCCCTGGTCTGATGCAGACCCCCGACTACGCCGAGGCGATCTTCCGGGCGAACCTGGTCCGCTCGAACGATGAGATCGTGAAACGAGTCGACAGTCGGATGAAGCGCCAGGCGGTCCTCAACCGGGTTGATCCGCCTGAGTACTGGGCCATCCTCGACGAAGCTGCCCTGCGTCGGATCGTCGGTTCACGGGAAGTCATGATCCAGCAGCTCCGCCATCTGACCCACATGGCTGCCCGGCACAACGTTCACATCAGCGTGCTGCCCTTCTCCGAAGGGGCGCATCCAGCCACGATCGGGAGCTTTGTCATCATGGAGTTTACGGACCCCATGGATGCGAGTATCGGCTATGTGGAAACGCCGACTTCCAGTGTTTACGTGGAGGAAGAACGTGACCTGCTGGTTCTTAACACCATGTTCTCTGGAGCACAGGGAACCGGGCTGAGCCCAGCGAGGTCGTTGGGGTTCATCAACGAGATCATCGAGTCCCTAGAAGAGTGA
- a CDS encoding DUF397 domain-containing protein, translated as MSDQREWRKSSYSGVNENCVEVAELAGIPAVRDSKTPDSPVLEFPACEWEAFVRSLVRGDLHDRQPH; from the coding sequence GTGTCTGACCAGCGGGAGTGGCGGAAGAGCAGCTACAGCGGAGTCAACGAGAACTGTGTTGAAGTCGCTGAACTCGCTGGCATCCCAGCTGTCCGAGACTCCAAGACGCCTGATAGCCCTGTACTGGAATTCCCTGCTTGCGAGTGGGAGGCCTTCGTTAGATCCCTCGTCCGAGGTGACCTCCATGACCGGCAGCCACACTGA
- a CDS encoding ISAs1 family transposase: MPQSSMSGPALSSRIRALADPRAARGRRHTLSCVILTALCAILAGARSFAAIGQWAANAPQHTLARLGARTTHPALAVRQPPSADTIRRVLIALPPAHLTALNCDDDLSVLIVDGKCARGSARGQSGPAHLLAAMTGHGQVAAQLRVPDKTSEIHALADLLAGLDITGAVVSADALHTQKATAAHLVQERGAHYLLGCKANQPTLFSQVKKLPWGKAPVLARTRESGHGRRETRSIKVLSACGLLFPHAAQAVQVLRTTTRIADGVQTRRTGYYITDMTCEKASPQRLMGLVRRHWGIEALHHIRDATFGEDASKIRCGRGPENMAMLRNLAIPLLASLENTATIAESIRWVSYEAFTRPLDLIGLP; encoded by the coding sequence GTGCCCCAGTCTTCCATGTCCGGCCCCGCCCTGTCCTCCCGGATCCGCGCTCTGGCCGACCCCCGCGCGGCCCGCGGCCGCCGCCACACCCTGAGCTGCGTCATCCTCACCGCCCTGTGCGCCATCCTGGCCGGAGCACGCTCGTTCGCCGCGATCGGCCAGTGGGCGGCCAACGCGCCCCAGCACACCCTGGCCCGCCTGGGCGCCCGCACCACCCACCCCGCCCTCGCGGTACGCCAACCGCCCTCAGCCGACACGATCCGCCGTGTGCTCATCGCCCTGCCGCCCGCCCACCTGACGGCCTTGAACTGCGATGACGACCTTTCCGTGCTCATCGTGGACGGCAAATGCGCCCGAGGATCAGCCCGCGGCCAGTCCGGCCCGGCCCACCTGCTGGCCGCGATGACCGGCCACGGCCAGGTGGCCGCCCAGCTGCGGGTGCCGGACAAGACCAGCGAGATCCACGCCCTGGCCGACCTGCTCGCCGGTCTGGACATCACCGGCGCCGTCGTCTCCGCCGACGCGCTGCACACCCAGAAGGCCACCGCCGCCCACCTGGTCCAAGAGCGCGGCGCGCACTACCTGCTCGGTTGCAAGGCCAACCAGCCGACCCTGTTCTCCCAGGTCAAGAAGCTCCCATGGGGCAAGGCGCCAGTGCTGGCCCGCACCCGCGAATCGGGGCACGGCCGACGCGAGACCCGCAGCATCAAGGTCCTGTCCGCCTGCGGGCTGCTGTTCCCCCACGCCGCCCAAGCAGTGCAGGTGCTGCGCACCACCACCCGCATCGCCGACGGCGTCCAAACCCGCCGGACCGGCTACTACATCACCGACATGACCTGCGAGAAAGCGTCTCCACAGCGGCTGATGGGCCTCGTTCGCCGGCACTGGGGCATCGAAGCGCTCCACCACATCAGAGACGCCACCTTCGGCGAGGACGCCTCCAAGATCCGGTGCGGCCGGGGTCCGGAGAACATGGCGATGCTGCGCAACCTCGCCATCCCCCTGCTCGCCTCGCTGGAGAACACCGCCACCATCGCCGAATCCATCCGGTGGGTCTCCTACGAGGCCTTCACACGCCCACTCGACCTCATCGGACTCCCCTGA
- a CDS encoding DNA polymerase ligase N-terminal domain-containing protein — protein sequence MARGDQVAEYRSKRDLSRSGEPAGRERGAGDGDRFVIQRHDASTLHFDFRLQVGDVLVSWAVPKGPSLNPADKRLATPTEDHPLDYAEFEGRIPEDEYGAGTVVVWDTGTYRNLTEQQGDRVPIAEAIDDGHLLVWLDGRKLTGAFALTRMRGREQWLLVKRDDEGADRRRKPAITQPESVLSGRTNEELAGE from the coding sequence ATGGCACGCGGTGACCAGGTGGCCGAGTACCGGTCGAAGCGGGATTTGTCCCGGTCCGGGGAGCCGGCCGGCCGCGAGCGCGGGGCGGGGGACGGCGACCGGTTCGTGATCCAGCGCCATGACGCGTCCACGCTGCACTTCGACTTCCGGCTGCAGGTCGGCGACGTGCTGGTGTCCTGGGCGGTGCCGAAGGGCCCGTCGCTGAACCCGGCGGACAAGCGGCTGGCCACGCCCACCGAGGACCATCCGCTCGACTATGCCGAGTTCGAGGGCCGGATTCCGGAGGACGAGTACGGCGCGGGCACGGTGGTGGTGTGGGACACCGGCACCTACCGTAACCTCACAGAGCAGCAGGGCGATCGGGTGCCGATCGCCGAAGCCATCGACGACGGACACCTGTTGGTGTGGCTCGACGGGCGGAAGCTCACCGGCGCCTTCGCCCTGACAAGGATGCGCGGCCGGGAGCAGTGGCTGCTGGTGAAGCGGGACGACGAGGGTGCGGACCGGCGCCGCAAGCCCGCCATCACACAGCCGGAGTCGGTGCTGTCCGGGCGGACCAACGAGGAGCTGGCCGGCGAATGA
- the ligD gene encoding non-homologous end-joining DNA ligase, with product MTGWRQPMLATLTERRFSDPNWLFERKLDGMRALSTRDDDSRDGAPQLWSRNEKRIGDSYPELVDALAGCGGSRFVADGEIVAFDGEQTSFARLQARIHLTDPERIAASGVAAYYYLFDLLSHDGEDLTGLPLRERKRILRDVFDFRDPLRFTAHRNTDGEAYYREACERGWEGLIAKRADAPYRGGRSIDWLKFKCVRDQELVVGGFTDPQRSRVGFGALLVGYHDGSGRLRYAGKVGTGYDDMTLRSMRDRMDGMTRRECPFADAVRERGAHWIHPELVVQVGFTEWTTDGRLRHPRYLGMRTDKPAADVVRETS from the coding sequence ATGACCGGCTGGCGGCAACCCATGCTCGCGACGCTCACCGAGCGGCGGTTCTCCGATCCGAACTGGCTGTTCGAGCGCAAGCTCGACGGCATGCGCGCACTGTCCACCAGGGACGATGACAGCAGGGACGGCGCGCCGCAGCTGTGGTCGCGCAACGAGAAGCGCATCGGCGACAGCTACCCGGAGCTGGTCGACGCGCTCGCCGGGTGCGGCGGCTCCCGGTTCGTCGCCGACGGGGAGATCGTCGCGTTCGACGGTGAGCAGACGAGCTTCGCCCGGCTGCAGGCCCGCATCCACCTGACGGACCCCGAGCGCATCGCGGCCAGCGGGGTCGCCGCCTACTACTACCTGTTCGACCTGCTGTCCCACGACGGCGAGGATCTGACCGGGCTGCCGCTGCGGGAACGCAAGCGGATCCTGCGGGACGTGTTCGATTTCCGCGATCCGTTGCGCTTCACCGCGCACCGCAACACCGATGGTGAGGCCTACTACCGGGAGGCGTGCGAGCGCGGCTGGGAGGGCCTGATCGCCAAGCGCGCGGACGCGCCGTACCGCGGCGGCCGGTCGATCGACTGGCTGAAGTTCAAGTGCGTGCGCGACCAGGAGCTCGTGGTCGGCGGCTTCACCGACCCGCAGCGCTCGCGCGTCGGGTTCGGCGCGCTGCTCGTCGGCTACCACGACGGGTCCGGCCGGTTGCGCTACGCGGGCAAGGTCGGCACCGGCTACGACGACATGACCCTGCGTTCGATGCGCGACCGGATGGACGGTATGACCCGTCGGGAGTGTCCGTTCGCCGACGCGGTGCGGGAGCGCGGCGCGCACTGGATCCACCCGGAGCTGGTGGTGCAGGTGGGTTTCACCGAGTGGACCACCGACGGCCGTCTGCGCCACCCCCGCTACCTCGGGATGCGCACCGACAAGCCGGCGGCCGACGTCGTGAGGGAGACGAGCTGA